One part of the Rattus rattus isolate New Zealand chromosome 14, Rrattus_CSIRO_v1, whole genome shotgun sequence genome encodes these proteins:
- the Nedd9 gene encoding enhancer of filamentation 1 isoform X2 — protein MWARNLMARALYDNVPECAEELAFRKGDILTVIEQNTGGLEGWWLCSLHGRQGIVPGNRVKLLIGPVQEPSSHEQPTPGPMHQNFGQQKLYQVPNSQAAPRDTIYQVPPSYQNQGIYQVPTGHGTPEQDVYQVPPSVQRNIGSTNGPHLGKKVITPVRVGHGYVYEHPSRYQKDVYDVPPSHATQGVYDIPPSSVKGPVFSVPVGELKPQGVYDIPPTQGVYAIPPSACRDEAGLREKEYDFPPPMKQDGKLDTRPEGVYDIPPTSTKTVGKDLHTKFPCDAPGGAEPMARRHQSLSLHHAPSQMGQSGDTQSDAYDVPRGVQFLEVPTESSEKANLEERDGVYDVPLHNPADAKGSRDVIDGINRLSFSSTGSTRSNMSTSSTSSKESSLSASPSQDKRLLLDPDTAIGKLYWLQQTLEMGICSLMSLVTIDWRSYGYMERHINEIRTAVDKVELFLREYLHFAKGALANASCLPEPVLHNKMKRELQRVDDSHQILSQTSHDLNECSWSLNVLAINKPQNKCDDLDRFVMVAKTVPDDAKQLTTTISTYAETLFRVDPGNSHLKNGPDSIMNSIEYTHTGSQMQPLRPGDYKGQVHNKPLPPTLSKEQPPDCSSSDGSERSWMDDYDYVHLQGKEEFERQQKELLEKENIMKQSKAQLEHHQLSQFQLLEQEITKPVENDISKWKPSQSLPTTNNSVGAQDRQLLCFYYDQCETHFISLLNAIDALFSCVSSAQPPRIFVAHSKFVILSAHKLVFIGDTLTRQVAAQDIRNKVRNSSNQLCEQLKTIVMATKMAALHYPSTTALQEMVHQVTDLSRNAQLFKRSLLEMATF, from the exons aaTCTTATGGCGAGGGCCTTGTACGACAATGTCCCTGAGTGTGCTGAGGAACTGGCCTTCCGCAAGGGAGACATCTTGACCGTCATAGAGCAGAACACAGGAGGACTAGAGGGATGGTGGCTGTGTTCCCTACATGGTCGCCAAGGCATCGTCCCAGGTAACCGGGTGAAACTTCTGATTGGTCCAGTGCAAGAGCCCTCCAGTCATGAGCAGCCTACTCCTGGACCTATGCATCAGAACTTTGGCCAACAGAAACTCTATCAAGTGCCAAATTCCCAGGCAGCACCTCGTGATACCATCTACCAAGTGCCGCCCTCCTACCAGAATCAGGGAATTTACCAAGTACCCACTGGCCATGGCACTCCAGAACAAGATGTATATCAAGTACCGCCATCAGTTCAGAGGAACATTGGCAGCACTAATGGACCCCATCTAGGCAAAAAG GTGATCACGCCAGTGAGGGTTGGCCATGGCTATGTGTACGAGCACCCATCCAGATACCAAAAGGATGTCTACGATGTCCCTCCTTCCCACGCCACTCAAGGG GTATATGACATCCCTCCTTCATCAGTAAAAGGCCCTGTGTTTTCCGTTCCAGTGGGAGAGTTAAAACCTCAAGGGGTATACGACATTCCCCCCACCCAAGGG gTCTATGCCATTCCACCATCAGCTTGCCGGGATGAGGCGGGGCTGAGGGAAAAGGAATATGATTTCCCTCCTCCAATGAAACAAGACGGAAAACTGGACACCAGACCTGAGGGGGTTTATGACATCCCTCCAACCAGCACCAAGACAGTGGGGAAGGACCTTCACACCAAATTCCCCTGTGATGCTCCAGGAGGGGCAGAACCAATGGCACGAAGACACCAGAGCCTTTCCCTGCACCACGCACCCTCTCAGATGGGACAGTCCGGGGACACTCAGAGTGATGCATATGATGTCCCCCGGGGAGTTCAGTTTCTGGAGGTACCGACAGAATCCAGTGAAAAGGCAAACCTGGAGGAGAGAGACGGTGTTTATGATGTCCCTCTGCACAACCCAGCGGATGCTAAAGGCTCTCGGGACGTGATAGACGGGATCAACAGACTGTCTTTCTCCAGCACTGGCAGTACCAGGAGTAACATGTCCACATCTTCCACCTCCTCAAAGGAGTCCTCGTTGTCAGCTTCTCCGTCTCAGGACAAAAGGCTCCTACTGGACCCAGACACAGCCATTGGGAAGCTCTATTGGCTCCAGCAGACCCTGGAGATGGGCATCTGCAGCCTCATGTCACTGGTCACCATAGACTGGAGGTCTTATGGATACATGGAAAGGCACATCAACGAGATCCGTACCGCAGTGGACAAAGTGGAGCTGTTCTTACGAGAATACCTCCATTTTGCCAAGGGCGCTTTAGCCaatgcctcctgcctcccagaaCCAGTCCTCCACAACAAAATGAAGCGGGAACTCCAAAGAGTAGACGATTCCCACCAGATTCTAAGCCAAACCAGCCATGATCTGAATGAATGCAGCTGGTCCCTGAATGTTTTAGCTATCAATAAGCCCCAAAATAAGTGTGATGACCTAGACCGGTTTGTGATGGTGGCCAAGACAGTGCCCGATGATGCCAAGCAActgaccaccaccatcagcacctACGCAGAGACCCTCTTTAGAGTAGATCCTGGCAATTCCCATCTGAAGAATGGGCCTGACAGTATCATGAACTCAATCGAGTACACACATACGGGCTCCCAGATGCAGCCACTGCGCCCCGGTGACTACAAAGGCCAGGTTCACAATAAGCCATTGCCTCCTACTCTAAGCAAGGAGCAGCCACCAGACTGCAGCAGCAGTGACGGTTCCGAGAGGAGTTGGATGGACGATTATGACTATGTCCACCTGCAG GGCAAAGAGGAGTTTGAGAGACAACAGAAGGAACTCTTGGAAAAAGAGAACATCATGAAGCAGAGCAAGGCGCAGCTGGAGCATCATCAG CTGAGTCAGTTCCAGCTGTTAGAACAAGAAATCACCAAGCCCGTGGAGAATGACATTTCCAAATGGAAACCCTCTCAGAGCCTCCCAACCACAAACAACAGTGTGGGTGCTCAGGATAGGCAATTGCTTTGCTTCTACTATGACCAATGCGAGACCCATTTCATCTCCCTCCTCAACGCCATTGACGCCCTCTTCAGCTGCGTCAGCTCAGCCCAGCCCCCGCGGATCTTTGTGGCGCACAGCAAGTTTGTCATTCTCAGTGCACACAAACTGGTGTTCATTGGAGACACTCTGACAAGGCAGGTGGCCGCCCAGGACATTCGCAACAAAGTCAGGAACTCCAGCAACCAGCTCTGCGAACAGCTCAAGACGATAGTGATGGCGACCAAGATGGCCGCCCTCCACTACCCAAGCACTACGGCTTTACAGGAAATGGTGCACCAGGTAACAGACCTGTCCAGAAATGCTCAACTGTTCAAGCGTTCCTTGCTGGAGATGGCCACCTTCTGA
- the Nedd9 gene encoding enhancer of filamentation 1 isoform X1 produces MKYKNLMARALYDNVPECAEELAFRKGDILTVIEQNTGGLEGWWLCSLHGRQGIVPGNRVKLLIGPVQEPSSHEQPTPGPMHQNFGQQKLYQVPNSQAAPRDTIYQVPPSYQNQGIYQVPTGHGTPEQDVYQVPPSVQRNIGSTNGPHLGKKVITPVRVGHGYVYEHPSRYQKDVYDVPPSHATQGVYDIPPSSVKGPVFSVPVGELKPQGVYDIPPTQGVYAIPPSACRDEAGLREKEYDFPPPMKQDGKLDTRPEGVYDIPPTSTKTVGKDLHTKFPCDAPGGAEPMARRHQSLSLHHAPSQMGQSGDTQSDAYDVPRGVQFLEVPTESSEKANLEERDGVYDVPLHNPADAKGSRDVIDGINRLSFSSTGSTRSNMSTSSTSSKESSLSASPSQDKRLLLDPDTAIGKLYWLQQTLEMGICSLMSLVTIDWRSYGYMERHINEIRTAVDKVELFLREYLHFAKGALANASCLPEPVLHNKMKRELQRVDDSHQILSQTSHDLNECSWSLNVLAINKPQNKCDDLDRFVMVAKTVPDDAKQLTTTISTYAETLFRVDPGNSHLKNGPDSIMNSIEYTHTGSQMQPLRPGDYKGQVHNKPLPPTLSKEQPPDCSSSDGSERSWMDDYDYVHLQGKEEFERQQKELLEKENIMKQSKAQLEHHQLSQFQLLEQEITKPVENDISKWKPSQSLPTTNNSVGAQDRQLLCFYYDQCETHFISLLNAIDALFSCVSSAQPPRIFVAHSKFVILSAHKLVFIGDTLTRQVAAQDIRNKVRNSSNQLCEQLKTIVMATKMAALHYPSTTALQEMVHQVTDLSRNAQLFKRSLLEMATF; encoded by the exons aaTCTTATGGCGAGGGCCTTGTACGACAATGTCCCTGAGTGTGCTGAGGAACTGGCCTTCCGCAAGGGAGACATCTTGACCGTCATAGAGCAGAACACAGGAGGACTAGAGGGATGGTGGCTGTGTTCCCTACATGGTCGCCAAGGCATCGTCCCAGGTAACCGGGTGAAACTTCTGATTGGTCCAGTGCAAGAGCCCTCCAGTCATGAGCAGCCTACTCCTGGACCTATGCATCAGAACTTTGGCCAACAGAAACTCTATCAAGTGCCAAATTCCCAGGCAGCACCTCGTGATACCATCTACCAAGTGCCGCCCTCCTACCAGAATCAGGGAATTTACCAAGTACCCACTGGCCATGGCACTCCAGAACAAGATGTATATCAAGTACCGCCATCAGTTCAGAGGAACATTGGCAGCACTAATGGACCCCATCTAGGCAAAAAG GTGATCACGCCAGTGAGGGTTGGCCATGGCTATGTGTACGAGCACCCATCCAGATACCAAAAGGATGTCTACGATGTCCCTCCTTCCCACGCCACTCAAGGG GTATATGACATCCCTCCTTCATCAGTAAAAGGCCCTGTGTTTTCCGTTCCAGTGGGAGAGTTAAAACCTCAAGGGGTATACGACATTCCCCCCACCCAAGGG gTCTATGCCATTCCACCATCAGCTTGCCGGGATGAGGCGGGGCTGAGGGAAAAGGAATATGATTTCCCTCCTCCAATGAAACAAGACGGAAAACTGGACACCAGACCTGAGGGGGTTTATGACATCCCTCCAACCAGCACCAAGACAGTGGGGAAGGACCTTCACACCAAATTCCCCTGTGATGCTCCAGGAGGGGCAGAACCAATGGCACGAAGACACCAGAGCCTTTCCCTGCACCACGCACCCTCTCAGATGGGACAGTCCGGGGACACTCAGAGTGATGCATATGATGTCCCCCGGGGAGTTCAGTTTCTGGAGGTACCGACAGAATCCAGTGAAAAGGCAAACCTGGAGGAGAGAGACGGTGTTTATGATGTCCCTCTGCACAACCCAGCGGATGCTAAAGGCTCTCGGGACGTGATAGACGGGATCAACAGACTGTCTTTCTCCAGCACTGGCAGTACCAGGAGTAACATGTCCACATCTTCCACCTCCTCAAAGGAGTCCTCGTTGTCAGCTTCTCCGTCTCAGGACAAAAGGCTCCTACTGGACCCAGACACAGCCATTGGGAAGCTCTATTGGCTCCAGCAGACCCTGGAGATGGGCATCTGCAGCCTCATGTCACTGGTCACCATAGACTGGAGGTCTTATGGATACATGGAAAGGCACATCAACGAGATCCGTACCGCAGTGGACAAAGTGGAGCTGTTCTTACGAGAATACCTCCATTTTGCCAAGGGCGCTTTAGCCaatgcctcctgcctcccagaaCCAGTCCTCCACAACAAAATGAAGCGGGAACTCCAAAGAGTAGACGATTCCCACCAGATTCTAAGCCAAACCAGCCATGATCTGAATGAATGCAGCTGGTCCCTGAATGTTTTAGCTATCAATAAGCCCCAAAATAAGTGTGATGACCTAGACCGGTTTGTGATGGTGGCCAAGACAGTGCCCGATGATGCCAAGCAActgaccaccaccatcagcacctACGCAGAGACCCTCTTTAGAGTAGATCCTGGCAATTCCCATCTGAAGAATGGGCCTGACAGTATCATGAACTCAATCGAGTACACACATACGGGCTCCCAGATGCAGCCACTGCGCCCCGGTGACTACAAAGGCCAGGTTCACAATAAGCCATTGCCTCCTACTCTAAGCAAGGAGCAGCCACCAGACTGCAGCAGCAGTGACGGTTCCGAGAGGAGTTGGATGGACGATTATGACTATGTCCACCTGCAG GGCAAAGAGGAGTTTGAGAGACAACAGAAGGAACTCTTGGAAAAAGAGAACATCATGAAGCAGAGCAAGGCGCAGCTGGAGCATCATCAG CTGAGTCAGTTCCAGCTGTTAGAACAAGAAATCACCAAGCCCGTGGAGAATGACATTTCCAAATGGAAACCCTCTCAGAGCCTCCCAACCACAAACAACAGTGTGGGTGCTCAGGATAGGCAATTGCTTTGCTTCTACTATGACCAATGCGAGACCCATTTCATCTCCCTCCTCAACGCCATTGACGCCCTCTTCAGCTGCGTCAGCTCAGCCCAGCCCCCGCGGATCTTTGTGGCGCACAGCAAGTTTGTCATTCTCAGTGCACACAAACTGGTGTTCATTGGAGACACTCTGACAAGGCAGGTGGCCGCCCAGGACATTCGCAACAAAGTCAGGAACTCCAGCAACCAGCTCTGCGAACAGCTCAAGACGATAGTGATGGCGACCAAGATGGCCGCCCTCCACTACCCAAGCACTACGGCTTTACAGGAAATGGTGCACCAGGTAACAGACCTGTCCAGAAATGCTCAACTGTTCAAGCGTTCCTTGCTGGAGATGGCCACCTTCTGA